From Alphaproteobacteria bacterium, the proteins below share one genomic window:
- the mnmA gene encoding tRNA 2-thiouridine(34) synthase MnmA produces the protein MNSLGINKEPKDTLVVVAMSGGVDSSVVAGLLHEQGYRVIGITLQLYDYGMAVGKKGACCAGQDIYDAKMVADKLGIAHYVLDYESRFKQDVIDDFADSYLRGETPVPCIKCNQTVKFRDLVKAARELGADCLATGHYVRRVMGENGAEMHAGADMGRDQSYFLYTTLQDQLDYLRFPLGDLSKDETRAMAGRMGLAVADKPDSQDICFVPNGDYASVVMKLRPDAADPGDIVDLSGNVLGRHEGILHYTVGQRKGLGIGGRKDSDGDALYVIRLNPELKQVVVGPREALGKDRFMVAEINWLGARPIADGEKVLVKMRSMQPLQGATLYPRENNMAEVVLDEPRLGIAPGQACVFYRGSHMLGGGWIRRDSVDSGQWTGNGKNLSLTHKTV, from the coding sequence ATGAACTCCCTTGGCATCAACAAAGAACCGAAAGATACGCTGGTCGTCGTAGCGATGTCGGGCGGCGTGGATTCGTCGGTTGTGGCCGGGTTGTTGCATGAACAAGGTTATCGTGTTATCGGCATCACGCTGCAATTATATGATTACGGCATGGCGGTTGGGAAAAAGGGCGCGTGCTGCGCGGGCCAGGATATTTACGATGCCAAGATGGTGGCCGATAAATTGGGCATCGCGCATTATGTTTTGGATTATGAATCAAGATTCAAACAAGATGTGATCGATGATTTTGCCGATTCATATTTGCGCGGCGAAACCCCTGTGCCATGCATCAAATGCAATCAAACCGTGAAATTCCGCGATCTGGTTAAGGCCGCGCGCGAACTTGGCGCGGATTGCCTGGCGACCGGACATTATGTGCGCCGGGTGATGGGCGAAAATGGCGCGGAAATGCATGCAGGCGCCGATATGGGCCGCGATCAAAGTTATTTTTTATATACGACCTTGCAAGATCAATTGGATTATCTGCGCTTTCCGCTGGGCGATTTATCGAAAGACGAAACCCGCGCGATGGCTGGGCGCATGGGATTGGCGGTTGCCGATAAACCCGACAGCCAGGATATTTGTTTTGTTCCAAATGGCGATTATGCCAGCGTGGTGATGAAATTGCGCCCGGATGCGGCCGATCCCGGCGATATCGTCGATTTATCCGGCAACGTGCTGGGCCGTCACGAAGGAATTTTGCATTACACAGTCGGGCAACGCAAAGGGCTTGGCATTGGCGGCCGCAAAGACAGCGATGGCGATGCATTATATGTGATTCGTTTGAATCCGGAATTGAAGCAAGTCGTGGTCGGCCCGCGCGAGGCGCTGGGCAAGGACCGGTTTATGGTTGCCGAAATTAATTGGTTAGGCGCGCGCCCAATCGCGGATGGCGAAAAAGTTTTGGTCAAAATGCGGTCCATGCAGCCATTGCAAGGCGCGACTTTGTACCCGCGTGAAAATAACATGGCCGAGGTGGTATTGGACGAACCGCGCCTTGGTATCGCGCCGGGCCAGGCTTGCGTGTTTTATCGCGGTTCCCATATGCTGGGTGGCGGATGGATCCGGCGGGATTCGGTGGACAGTGGACAGTGGACGGGTAACGGTAAAAATCTCTCTCTTACCCATAAAACAGTTTAA